The Bacteroides acidifaciens genome includes a region encoding these proteins:
- the thiH gene encoding 2-iminoacetate synthase ThiH, whose product MFSDELEKISWEETTKAIYSKTDADVRRALGKKEHLDVNDFMALISPAATPYLEVMARLSQKYTMERFGKTISMFVPLYLTNSCTNSCVYCGFHISNPMKRTILTEEEIINEYKAIKRLAPFENLLLVTGENPAAAGVPYIARALDLAKPYFSNLQIEVMPLKAEEYKELTKHGLNGVICFQETYNKANYKTYHPRGMKSKFEWRVNGFDRMGQAGVHKIGMGVLIGLEEWRTDVTMMAYHLRYLQKHYWKTKYSVNFPRMRPSENGGFQPNVIMNDRELAQLTFAMRIFDHDVDISYSTRESAEIRNNMATLGVTTMSAESKTEPGGYYSYPQTLEQFHVSDERKAVEVERDLKKLGREPIWKDWDQSFDFKR is encoded by the coding sequence ATGTTCTCAGACGAATTAGAAAAAATATCCTGGGAAGAGACGACAAAAGCCATCTATTCCAAAACAGATGCCGACGTACGCCGTGCGCTAGGCAAGAAAGAGCATTTGGACGTCAACGACTTTATGGCGCTGATTTCACCCGCTGCCACTCCTTATCTGGAAGTGATGGCACGCCTCAGCCAAAAATACACGATGGAACGGTTCGGCAAAACAATCTCCATGTTTGTCCCGCTCTATCTGACCAATTCATGTACTAACTCCTGTGTCTATTGCGGCTTCCACATCAGCAATCCGATGAAGAGGACGATACTGACAGAGGAAGAGATTATCAATGAATACAAAGCCATCAAGCGGTTGGCTCCTTTTGAGAATCTCCTGCTCGTGACGGGTGAGAACCCTGCGGCAGCCGGAGTTCCGTATATCGCCCGTGCGCTGGATTTGGCAAAGCCTTATTTCAGCAATCTACAAATTGAGGTAATGCCGCTTAAAGCGGAAGAGTATAAGGAACTGACAAAACATGGACTGAACGGTGTAATCTGTTTCCAGGAAACTTATAACAAAGCAAACTACAAGACGTATCATCCAAGAGGCATGAAGTCTAAATTTGAATGGCGTGTCAACGGTTTTGACCGCATGGGACAGGCAGGTGTACATAAGATTGGCATGGGTGTCCTTATCGGTCTGGAAGAATGGCGGACAGATGTAACGATGATGGCATATCATCTGCGCTATCTGCAAAAACATTATTGGAAAACCAAATACAGCGTAAACTTCCCACGTATGCGCCCATCGGAAAATGGCGGTTTCCAACCGAACGTTATCATGAACGACCGTGAGCTGGCACAACTGACATTCGCCATGCGTATCTTCGACCATGATGTGGACATCTCCTATTCTACCCGCGAAAGCGCAGAAATCCGGAATAACATGGCAACACTGGGCGTAACAACCATGAGTGCGGAAAGTAAGACAGAGCCGGGGGGATATTACAGTTATCCCCAGACATTGGAGCAGTTCCATGTCAGCGATGAACGGAAAGCGGTTGAAGTGGAACGTGATTTGAAGAAGTTGGGGCGTGAACCGATTTGGAAGG
- the thiC gene encoding phosphomethylpyrimidine synthase ThiC, whose protein sequence is MEQRIKFPRSQKVYLPGKLFPNIRVAMRKVEQVPSVSFEGEEKIATPNPEVYVYDTSGPFSDTEMNIDLKKGLPRMREEWIVGRGDVEQLPEITSEYGRMRRDDKSLDHLRFEHISLPYRAKKGEAITQMAYAKRGIITPEMEYVAIRENMNCEELGIKTHITPEFVRKEIAEGRAVLPANINHPEAEPMIIGRNFLVKINTNIGNSATTSSIDEEVEKALWSCKWGGDTLMDLSTGENIHETREWIIRNCPVPVGTVPIYQALEKVNGVVEDLTWEIYRDTLIEQCEQGVDYFTIHAGIRRHNVHLADKRLCGIVSRGGSIMSKWCLVHDRESFLYEHFDDICDILAEYDVAVSLGDGLRPGSIYDANDEAQFAELDTMGELVLRAWDKNVQAFIEGPGHVPMHKIKENMERQIEKCHDAPFYTLGPLVTDIAPGYDHITSAIGAAQIGWLGTAMLCYVTPKEHLALPDKEDVRVGVITYKIAAHAADLAKGHPGAQVRDNALSKARYEFRWKDQFDLSLDPERAQTYFRAGHHIDGEYCTMCGPNFCAMRLSRDLKKSKK, encoded by the coding sequence ATGGAACAAAGAATAAAATTCCCCCGCTCTCAAAAAGTATATTTACCCGGCAAACTTTTTCCGAATATCCGTGTGGCTATGCGGAAAGTGGAACAAGTGCCCAGTGTCAGTTTTGAAGGCGAAGAAAAGATAGCGACACCGAACCCCGAGGTATATGTATATGACACCAGCGGACCGTTCAGTGATACAGAGATGAATATCGACCTTAAAAAAGGGTTGCCGCGAATGCGCGAAGAATGGATTGTCGGTCGCGGTGATGTGGAACAGCTTCCTGAAATCACCTCTGAATACGGACGGATGAGACGGGATGATAAAAGTCTCGACCACCTGCGTTTTGAACATATCTCCCTGCCCTATCGCGCGAAAAAGGGAGAAGCTATCACTCAAATGGCATATGCGAAAAGAGGCATCATTACCCCCGAAATGGAATACGTAGCCATCCGCGAAAATATGAATTGCGAGGAATTGGGAATCAAGACGCATATCACTCCCGAATTTGTCCGCAAGGAAATAGCTGAAGGTCGTGCCGTACTGCCTGCCAACATCAACCATCCGGAAGCGGAACCGATGATTATCGGACGTAACTTCCTGGTAAAAATCAATACGAATATCGGAAACTCGGCTACTACTTCGAGCATTGATGAAGAGGTGGAAAAAGCATTGTGGAGCTGCAAATGGGGCGGTGACACTCTGATGGACCTCTCCACAGGAGAGAACATCCACGAGACACGCGAGTGGATTATCCGCAACTGTCCCGTTCCGGTCGGCACGGTTCCTATCTATCAGGCACTCGAAAAGGTAAACGGTGTAGTGGAAGACCTGACTTGGGAAATCTACCGGGACACTTTGATTGAGCAATGTGAGCAGGGAGTGGATTATTTTACGATTCATGCGGGTATCCGTCGCCATAATGTGCACCTTGCCGACAAGCGGTTGTGCGGCATTGTCAGCCGTGGGGGAAGTATTATGAGCAAATGGTGTCTGGTTCACGACCGGGAAAGTTTCTTGTACGAGCACTTTGACGATATTTGTGATATTCTGGCAGAATATGATGTAGCGGTATCCTTAGGTGACGGACTGCGTCCGGGTTCCATCTATGATGCCAATGATGAAGCCCAATTTGCAGAACTGGACACGATGGGAGAACTCGTGCTCCGCGCCTGGGACAAGAATGTGCAGGCATTTATCGAAGGACCCGGTCATGTGCCGATGCACAAGATTAAGGAGAATATGGAACGCCAGATTGAGAAGTGCCACGATGCGCCATTCTATACGCTCGGCCCGTTGGTGACGGATATTGCTCCGGGATACGACCATATCACTTCTGCTATCGGTGCAGCACAGATAGGCTGGTTGGGTACGGCAATGCTTTGTTATGTAACTCCGAAAGAACACCTTGCCTTGCCGGATAAAGAGGATGTACGCGTAGGAGTCATCACCTATAAAATTGCCGCTCACGCCGCAGACCTTGCCAAAGGGCATCCGGGCGCACAGGTACGGGACAATGCACTGAGCAAAGCGCGTTATGAATTCCGCTGGAAAGACCAGTTCGACTTGTCCCTCGACCCAGAACGGGCACAGACATATTTCCGTGCAGGACATCATATCGACGGAGAATATTGCACGATGTGCGGCCCGAACTTCTGTGCGATGCGGTTATCACGTGACTTAAAAAAGAGTAAGAAGTAA
- a CDS encoding thiazole synthase, with amino-acid sequence MEKLVIAGREFNSRLFLGTGKFNSNEVMEQSILASGTEMVTVAMKRIDMDNKEDDMLKHIIHPNIQLLPNTSGVRDAEEAIFAAQLAREAFGTNWLKLEIHPDPRYLLPDSIETLKATEELVKLGFVVLPYCQADPVLCKRLEEAGAATVMPLGAPIGTNKGLQTKEFLQIIIEQAGIPVVVDAGIGAPSHAAEAMELGASAVLVNTAIAVAGNPVEMARAFKVATEAGRQAYEAVLGLQADNFIAEASSPLTAFLNK; translated from the coding sequence ATGGAAAAGTTAGTAATTGCAGGACGCGAGTTTAACTCCCGCCTTTTCCTGGGAACAGGGAAATTCAATTCCAATGAAGTAATGGAACAGTCCATCCTGGCTTCGGGCACAGAGATGGTTACGGTTGCCATGAAACGTATCGACATGGACAACAAAGAGGACGACATGCTGAAACATATTATCCATCCGAATATCCAGTTATTGCCCAATACTTCCGGCGTGCGCGATGCGGAAGAAGCTATATTCGCCGCACAACTGGCCCGTGAAGCCTTTGGAACAAACTGGCTGAAACTGGAAATCCATCCCGACCCCCGTTATCTGCTTCCCGACTCTATCGAGACATTGAAAGCTACGGAAGAGCTGGTGAAACTAGGCTTTGTCGTATTGCCTTATTGCCAGGCCGACCCTGTGCTCTGCAAGCGTCTGGAAGAAGCCGGCGCAGCGACCGTTATGCCGCTCGGTGCTCCGATTGGCACAAATAAAGGTCTGCAAACCAAAGAATTCCTGCAAATCATTATCGAACAAGCGGGTATCCCCGTTGTAGTGGATGCCGGTATCGGCGCGCCAAGCCATGCTGCCGAAGCGATGGAGCTGGGAGCTTCTGCCGTATTGGTGAACACGGCAATCGCCGTTGCCGGAAACCCGGTAGAGATGGCAAGGGCTTTCAAAGTTGCCACCGAAGCCGGAAGACAGGCTTACGAAGCGGTATTAGGGCTGCAAGCCGATAATTTCATAGCGGAAGCAAGCTCACCTCTGACTGCTTTTCTGAATAAATAA
- a CDS encoding thiamine phosphate synthase: MVSLQFITHQTERYSYLESARMALEGGCKWIQLRMKEVSLEEVEAVALQLKPLCKEHEAMLILDDHVELAKKLEVDGVHLGKKDMPIDQARQILGEAFIIGGTANTFEDVIQHYRAGADYLGIGPFRFTTTKKNLSPVLGLEGYVAIMSQMKEANIELPVVAIGGITAEDIPAILRTGVNGIAMSGTILRAENPVEETRRIIDSD; encoded by the coding sequence ATGGTCAGTCTACAATTTATCACGCATCAGACCGAACGGTATTCGTACCTCGAATCGGCACGCATGGCTCTCGAAGGCGGATGCAAATGGATTCAATTACGCATGAAGGAAGTTTCTCTCGAAGAGGTGGAAGCAGTAGCTCTGCAACTGAAACCGCTTTGCAAAGAGCATGAAGCTATGTTAATTCTCGACGACCACGTCGAACTGGCCAAGAAGCTCGAAGTGGATGGAGTGCATCTGGGTAAGAAAGATATGCCTATCGACCAGGCACGACAGATACTCGGAGAAGCCTTTATCATCGGTGGTACGGCGAATACATTCGAAGATGTCATACAGCATTACCGTGCCGGAGCCGATTATCTCGGCATCGGTCCCTTCCGGTTTACTACTACCAAAAAGAATCTGAGCCCTGTACTGGGTTTGGAAGGATATGTCGCTATCATGTCGCAGATGAAAGAAGCGAACATCGAACTGCCTGTCGTGGCTATCGGTGGAATTACCGCTGAGGATATTCCCGCCATTCTCCGTACAGGAGTCAACGGGATTGCCATGTCCGGCACGATTCTCCGGGCGGAGAATCCGGTAGAGGAAACACGGAGAATCATTGATAGTGATTAA
- the thiS gene encoding sulfur carrier protein ThiS, which translates to MKVQVNNKEVEMIPDSTLTQLTAQLELPVQGIAIAVNNKMIPRTEWKRFTLHENDNLVIIKAACGG; encoded by the coding sequence ATGAAAGTACAAGTGAACAACAAAGAGGTGGAAATGATTCCCGACTCTACCCTTACACAACTGACAGCGCAACTCGAACTTCCGGTTCAGGGCATCGCTATCGCCGTAAACAACAAAATGATTCCACGCACCGAGTGGAAACGTTTCACGCTTCATGAGAACGACAACCTGGTTATTATCAAAGCGGCTTGCGGGGGATAA